A single genomic interval of Helianthus annuus cultivar XRQ/B chromosome 13, HanXRQr2.0-SUNRISE, whole genome shotgun sequence harbors:
- the LOC110899956 gene encoding uncharacterized protein At4g14342 → MQASDRFNINSQLEHLQAKYVGTGHADMSRFEWAVNIQRDSYASYVGHYPMLAYFAIAENESIGRERYNFMQKMLLPCGLPPEREED, encoded by the exons ATGCAG GCTAGTGACAGGTTTAATATCAACTCCCAACTTGAGCACCTGCAAGCTAAGTATGTAGGAACAGGGCATGCAGACATGAGCAGATT TGAGTGGGCGGTTAATATTCAGAGAGACAGCTATGCGTCATACGTTGGCCATTATCCCATGCTCGCTTATTTTGCGATAGCGGAAAACGAGTCTATCGGGAGAGAGCGCTACAATTTCATGCAG AAAATGCTGTTGCCGTGTGGACTTCCACCAGAAAGAGAAGAGGATTAA